Within uncultured Roseibium sp., the genomic segment TTCGGCACTCATGCCGGTCTTGGCGGTGATATTGTCGATAGACCGCTGCAACATCGGCGTTTCGATATAGCCGGGGCAGATCGCGTTGACCGTGATCCCGGTCTTCGCAAGTTCCTGCGCCAGCGACCGCGTCAGGCCGATCACGCCATGCTTGGCCGCGCAATAGGCGCTGACATAGGCAAAGCCTTTCAGACCGGCGGTCGAGGCAACGGCAATCATCCGTCCCCAGCCTTCGGCCTTCATGTCGGCGAGCGCTGCCTGCCAGCTATTGACCACGCCGCCCAGATTGACCGACAGCATGGAATTGAACATGTCCGGCGTCATTTTCGCGAAGGGAACGCTTTCCGCCGCCCCGGCATTGGCGACCACCACGGTGACCGGTCCACGGGCAGAACGTGCTGCCTCGAATGCTGCAAAGACAGCGTCCCGGTCGGTCACGTCGCAGGTTTCATACGGCAAGCCTTGCGCGGCAAGGGGCGCTTCGGAGCGCCCCATGATGGTGACCGTGGCGCCGGCAGACGCAAAGGCCTGGGCCGTCGCCGCCCCGACGCCGGTTCCGCCACCCGTCACGACGATATGTTTGCCGGCGAGTGACGTCATACCTTGACCACCGTTTCCGCTTCCCGGTCGGCCAGCCGCCACAGCTGATCCCGTCCGGCGAGATAAGGCAACGGCCAGTCGGGGGCATTCCGGTCGCCGATCTTTGCCGCCTCATGCAGCGTCCAGTAGGGATCGGACAGATGCGGACGACCGACAGCCACCAGATCCGCGCGTCCTGCGAGCAGGATCGAGTTGGCGTGATCGGCCTCGTAGATGTTGCCGACCGCCATGGTGCGGATACCCGCATCGTTACGGATACGATCGGAGAACGGCGTCTGGAACATGCGGCCATAGACCGGTTTCGCATCGGTCGAGGTCTGCCCGGCGGACACGTCGATCAGGTCGGCACCGGCCTCCCAGAACAGGCGTGCGATCTCGACCGCCTCTTCCGGGGTAACACCTTCATCGCCGACCCAGTCGTTCGCGGAGATACGCACCGACATCGGCTTTTCCGCAGGCCAGACGGCGCGCATGGCGGCAAACACTTCCAGCGGATAGCGCATCCGGTTTTCCAGGCTGCCGCCGTAATCATCGCTGCGCCGGTTGGAGGTCGGCGAAATAAACGAGGAGATCAGATAACCGTGGGCGGCATGCAGCTCGATCATGTCGAAGCCGGCACGTTCGGCCATCTCCGCGGAGGCCACGAACTCGGCCTTCACCTGATCCATTTCGGCCCGCGTGATTTCGCGCGGCGTGTCGTTCTGCTCCGACCACGGAATGGCAGACGCCGAGACAAGGTCCCAGTTGCCCTGGGGCAGAGGCTTGTCCATGCCCTCCCAGCCGATGTTGGTCGAGCCCTTGCGCCCCGAATGGCCGATCTGACAGCAGATCCTGGCATCGGTTTCGCCATGGACGAAATCGGTCAACCGCTTCCAGGCCGCCTCATGCTCCGGCGCATAAAGCCCCGGACAGCCTGGCGTGATCCGGCCTTCGGCGCTGACGCAGGTCATTTCGGTATAGACCAGACCGGCGCCCCCCTTGGCGCGCTCGCCGTAATGGATGAAATGCCAATCGGTCGGACAGCCATCGACCGCCTTATACTGAGCCATGGGAGAAACGACGGTACGGCTCTTCAGCTCCATCTCGCGCAGCTTGAGCGGCGCGAACATGGGCGCGCGCGTCGGTGCGGCTGCCTGCGCACCGGCCTGATCCATGAACCAGCGTTCCGCGGAGGCCAGCCACTTCGGATCGCGCAGACGCAGGTTCTCGTGACTGATACGCTGAGAGCGGGTGAGCAGGGAATAGTTGAACTGGACCGGATCCAGATCGAGATAGCGCTCGACCTCCTCAAACCACTCCAGAGAGTTGCGCGCGGCCGACTGCAGCCGCAGCACTTCCAACCGCCGCTCTTCCTGGTATCGGCTGAAGGCGGCCTGCATGTCCGGTTCGGAATGAAGGTAATCGGCAAGCGCGATCGCGCTGTCGAACGCCAAGCGCGAACCGGAACCGATGGAAAAATGCGCGGTCGCCGAAGCATCGCCAAGAAGCACGATATTGTCGTGATACCAGCGCTCGCACAGCACCCGCGGGAAATTCATCCAGACGGCGGAGCCGCGCAGATGGGCCGCATTGGACATGAGTTCGTGACCGCCCAGATGGTCCGCGAAGACCTTCTCGCAGGTACTTATGATCTCTTCCTTGGACATGCCCTCGAACCCGAAATTGTTCCAGGTGTCCTCAGAGCACTCCACGATGAACGTCGCGGTATCGGCATCGAACTGGTAGACGTGCGCCCAGATCCAGCCGTGTTCCGTCTTCTCGAAGATGAAGGTGAAAGCGTCGTTGAATTTCTGGTGCGTGCCGAGCCAGATGAACTTGCACTTGCGGATGTCGATCTGCGGCTTGAAATATTCCTCGTACTGGGTGCGGACCCGGGAATTGATGCCGTCGCAGGCCACGACGAGATCATAGTCCTTGCGGTACTCTTCCACGTCGTCGAATTCGGTTTCGAAGCGCAGGTCAACGCCGAGTTCGCGTGCCCGCTCCTGCAAGAGGATCAGCATCTTCTTGCGGCCGATCCCGGCAAAACCATGACCGCCGGAGACGGTGCGTACGCCCTTGTGGACGACGGCAATGTCATCCCAGTAGGCGAAGTTGCCGCGGATCGCCTCGGCACTTTTCGGATCGTTCTTCTGCAGGTTTTCCAGAGCATCGTCGGAGAGCACAACGCCCCAGCCGAACGTATCGTGGGCGCGGTTGCGCTCGATCACGACGATCTCATGCGACGGATCCCGAAGTTTCATCGAGATCGCAAAATAGAGCCCAGCCGGCCCGCCTCCCAGACACGCAATCCGCACGGCGACAATCTCCTCTATGTTTCTTGAGAAGATGGTCGCGCGATCCGGAAACTATTTCAAGCTTAAAATTTTATGTTTGAAACTTTTCGCACCCACCCGATATCCGCCACCGCCGATTTCAACACTCAAGCCATTGAAATTTCACGCTGGGTCTTTGCACCGCTTCCAACTCCATGATCTAGTAGCGTGCATTCCCCGTTACCTCTTGTGGAAGAATAGCATGCGAATTTGTATTTTCGGCGCCGGCGCGATCGGCAGTCATTTTGCCGTCAAGCTGGCCAGGGCCGGCCATGATGTCTCAGTGATCGCCCGCGGCCCGCAGCTTGAGGCGATTCGCTCAAAAGGACTGACGCTCAAGGCCGGCGACCAGTCCTGGAGCGTCGAACTGCCGGCCCATTCGGATGCGGTCGAGCTGGGACCGCAGGACCTGGTGATAGTTGCCGCAAAGGCAACCGGACTGGCGGCCATCGTGGACCCGTTGAAACCGCTGATCGGCCCGGAAACCGGCGTCGTCTTCCCGCAAAACGGAATGCCCTGGTGGTATCCGATCGGGCTGACCGACAAACCGGAACCGCCTTCCATGCCGCTCTTCCAGCTTGCCGACCGCTTTTTGTCCTATCTGTCGCCGGAGCAGATCATCGGCGGCAGCGTCTATTCCGCCAACGCCATGATCGAGCCCGGCGTCGTGCAGAACAACTCTCCCGCTCGCAACCGCATGTCCATCGAAGGTGTCTCTCCGGACTGCCGGTTCGATGTCGCCGGATTGCGCAACCAACTGGAGGAAGCCGGGATCTCCTCCCCGACCCCGGATGGCGGCATTCGTGCAATCATCTGGTCGAAGCTCCTGCTCAACATGAGTATCTCGGGCCTCGCGCTTGTGACCCGGAACGAGGCGTCGATTTCGCGGGTAGATCCGGATCTTAACGTCATCCTGCGCCGCATTCTGGCGGAAGGCCTGCTGATTTCCAAAGCCCACGGCTACCCGCTCGACGACAAGGTCGACGCGGAGGCCACCATTGCCCAGATCCCGGATCACAAGCCCTCCATCCTGCAGGACTACGAACTGGGCCGGCCGATGGAAATCGACGAAATCATCCGCGCGCCCCAGGCGTTCGCCCGTGCCGCCGGAGTGGAAACGCCGTCTCTCGATGTTCTCAGCGCCATCGCCACGCGTCAGGCCCGGGATCGCGGGCTTTATTCCGGTTAAGCCCGCCGGGCGGCGCTTCCGGTGCGACTAAGTAATTCGGCTATGTTGTCGCAGAACCTTGATGCTCTAGGGTTAAGGATGTGAACTGTGCATTGCACCAAGAACCATTTTCCAATGTCTTAGCGGGATAGCCGGACATGACAGCGCACACTGGAGGCAGCTTCATCCTTGATGATCCGGCACCACTCGTCGATGCGCTGCGCGCGGACGGCTGGCGCGTGATCGGCCCGCGCCTGGGTGACGGCGCCATCATCTACGATGAGATCGAAACAGTCGACGATCTGCCGCGCGGGTTCGTCGATGAACAGGACGGCGGTCACTACCGGCTGAAGGAAAGCGGAAACGATCGTTGGTTCGACTACGTGGTCGGGCCGCAGAACTGGAAGAAATGGCTCTTCCCCGCCCGTCAGAAACTCTGGTCCGCATCCAGGACCGACGACGGCTTTGAGATCGAACCGCATCAGGTCGACTTCCCCAAGACGGCGCTCTTCGGCGCCCGTGCCTGCGAAATCGCGGCAATCGAAATTCAGGATCGCGTCTTCGACAACGGCGACTTTGCCGATGCCGGATACAAACACCGGCGGGAGAACACGCTGATCGTCGCTGTCCAATGCGCCCGATCGGCGCCGACCTGTTTCTGTTCGTCCATGAACACGGGACCACGTTCCGAGGCCGGCTTCGATATCGCCCTGACCGAACTTGAAGACGGCGGATTTCTGGTCGAATGCGGCAGCGACCATGGAGCGGGAATTCTGGATCGGATCGATGCGACCGCAGCCGATGCGGGGGCGGAAGAGGCGGCAAAGGCGGTCACCGTGCAGGCCGCCCAAATGCAGATGCGCCACATGCCGGAGAACATCGCTGGCCTGCTGAAGGACAGTCTCGATCACCCCCGCTGGGCGGAGGTGGCCGACCGCTGCCTGTCCTGCGCCAACTGTACCCTCGCCTGCCCGACCTGCTTCTGCTCCGACGTGGAAGACGTCAACGATCTGTCCGGCGACCACACCGAGCGCTGGCGCGTCTGGGACAGCTGCTTCAGCCTCGACTTCAGCTACATTCACGGCGGGGCGGTGCGCCGCTCCACCCTGTCGCGCTATCGCCAGTGGATGACCCACAAACTGTCCAGCTGGCACGACCAGTTCGACACATCGGGTTGCGTCGGCTGCGGCCGCTGCATCACCTGGTGCCCGGTCGGCATCGATATCACCGAAGAGGCTGCCGCCTTCGCGGCAGAACCCGCTGACGCAGGAGGGGTGGAAACATGAAAATTCATGGCTTTGAGGAAATCCTGGCACAGCACCCGGTCTTCAGGGATTGCGGCCAGGACACGATCGACCTGCTGTCCGGCTGCGCCCGCAACGAGCACTTCCGCGCCGGCGAAACGATCTTCTCGGAAGGAGACGATGCGGAAAAGGTCTTCCTCCTCCGCGAAGGCGATGTCGCCATCGAGATCTCGGCACCGCAGCACGAGCCGCTGATCGTCGAGACCCTGAATGCCGGCGACGTGCTCGGCTGGTCCTGGCTGATGCCCCCGTTCAAACACATGTCCGATGCCCGCGCCTTGAACAGCGTGCGTGCCGTCAGCCTCGACGCCACCTGCCTGCGCACCAAATGCGGACAGAACCCCGAGCTCGGCTATCAGATGTACCAGCATTTCGTGCCGCACCTGGCCGCGCGCTTCCGCGCGCTCCGGATGCAGCTGCTCGATGTCTACGGAACGCGGAAGGGCTGACCGGTGGAGGCTTTGCTCGCCCATGACCCGATGCTGCCGCGCCGCTACCGCGTCAAGCGCGTGTGGAAGGAGCTTGACGACGTCGCCACGATGGAACTGGAGCCCCTCGACGGCGACCCGGTTCCGTTTCAGCCCGGCCAGTTCAACATGCTCTATGTGTTCGGCGTCGGTGAGGTGGCGATCTCCATTTCCGGCGATCCCGCCGACGGCACAAATCTGGTGCACACCATCCGCGATGTCGGTGCCGTCTCAAAGGCTTTGGCGAATGTTTCAGACGGCGATGTCATCGGTGTGCGCGGACCGTTCGGCACAGCCTGGCCGGTGGCACAGGAAACCGGCCGCAACATTGTCTTCGTCGCCGGCGGCCTCGGCCTCGCGCCGCTACGCCCTGCGATCTATCACGTGCTGCACAACCGAGCGCACTATTCCGGCATGACGCTGATTTACGGCGCACGCTCCCCGGAAGATCTGCTCTATGCGGACGAAATCAAATCCTGGAAATCGCGCTTCGACACGGAAGTCGAAGTCACCGTCGATCATGCCGCTCCGGGCTGGACCGGTCAGGTCGGCGTGGTCACCATCGGCCTCGACCGGGCGCTTGCCGGCATCGACAAGGCGGATGTCTCCGCATTCCTGTGCGGACCGGAAATCATGATGCGGTTTTCGGTTATGAGCCTGACCGCGGCCGGTGTCCTGGAAGAGCGCATCTGGGTTTCCATGGAGCGCAATATGAAATGCGCCGTCGGTTTTTGCGGCCACTGCCAGTTCGGGCCCGATTTCATCTGCCGCGACGGACCGGTGTTCCGCCACGACCAGATATCGCGGCTGATCGCGAAGAAGGAGGTGTGACGATGGCCAAGCCGAAACTCGCCGTCTGGAAATTCGCCTCTTGCGACGGCTGCCAGCTCACCCTGCTCGATTGCGAGGACGAGCTTCTGGAAATCGCAGGGGCGCTCGAAATCGCCCAGTTCCTGGAAGCGACCAGCGCCATCGATGACGGGCCTTACGACATCTCCCTGGTGGAAGGCTCGATCACCACCGCCCATGACGCCGAGCGCATCCGTGAAATCCGCGAGAAATCGGACGTGCTGATCACCATCGGTGCCTGCGCCACGGCAGGCGGCATCCAGTCGCTGCGCAACTTCGCCGATGTGGAAGCCTTCACCAACGCGGTCTATGCCCACCCCGAATTCATTTCGACGCTTGAAACCTCGACGGCCATTTCCGACCATGTCACGGTCGACTTCGAACTGCGCGGTTGTCCGGTCTCCAAGCACCAGCTCCTGGAACTGATCACGGCGACACTCGCCGGCCGCGTGCCCCGGGTGCCGAAGGTTTCCCAATGCACCGAATGCAAGCTCAATGGCACCATCTGCGTCATGGTCGCCAAGGGCACGCCCTGTCTCGGCCCGGTGACCCAGGCCGGATGCGGCAATCTCTGCCCGTCCCATGGACGCGGTTGCTACGGCTGTTTCGGTCCGAAGGAAAATCCGAACCCGCAGGCGCTGTCCGCACAGCTTGCCGATCTGGGCATGGAGCCACGCGAACTGCGCGACGTTTATCGGTCCTTCAACGCCGGAGCGCCGGCCTTTGCCGAGGAGAGCAGGTCGCATGAGTGAACGCATTCTCCAGGTCGACGCACTGGCCCGCGTGGAAGGCGAAGGCGCGCTCTATGTGCGCCTCAAGGGCGACGAGATCGAGAAGGTCGAATTCCGCATCTTCGAGCCGCCGCGGTTTTTCGAAGCCTTCCTGCAAGGCCGCGACGCTCATGAAACGCCGGATATCACCTCGCGCATCTGCGGCATCTGCCCGATCGCCTATATCATGGGTGCGAGCCAGGCGGTGGAGCAGGCCGCCGGCGTTTCGGTGACGCCGGACATCCACGCCCTGCGCCGGCTGATCTATTGCGGCGAATGGATCCAGAGCCATGTGCTCCATGCCGCCATGTTGCATGCGCCCGATTTCCTCGGACTGCACGACGCGATCAAGATCGCCGAGGTCAATCCGGACCTGGTCAGGACCGCGCTCCGGCTGAAGAAGATCGGCAACAGCCTGATGGAGGTGGTCGGCGGCCGCTCGGTCCATCCGGTGAACACCCGAGTCGGCGGCTTCTACTCCGCGCCTGACAAGGCGAAGGTCAAGGCGCTTCTGCCCGAGCTGGAATGGGGCATTGCCGCAGCCCGCGAGGTCGCCCTTGCGTTCTCGAAATTCGATTTTCCCGACGACGAATACGACTACCATTTCGTCTCGCTGAAAGATCCCGAAACGTATGCGATCTGCGAAGGTCGGCTCGCTTCCAACCGCGGCCTCGATATCGCCGTGTCGGAATTCAACGACCACTTTTTCGAAGAGCACGTAGCCCGCTCCAACGCCTTGCACGGACGCATGCGCGACGGCTCCGCCTATCTGGTCGGCCCTCTGGCCCGCTATGCCAACAACTTCGCGCAGCTGACCGACGGCGCCAAGGAAACGGCAGCCCTGTGCGGCCTTGGCGAGGTGGTGCGCAATCCCTTCAAGTCGATCCTGGTGCGCATGGTCGAAACCCAATACGCCCTGGAGGAAGCCGCCCGGATCGTGCGGGCGTACGCGGAGCCGCGTCCGTCCTTCATACCCGTCCCACAGAAAGCCGGCGAAGGCCACGGCTGTACCGAAGCGCCACGCGGCATCTGCTATCACACCTACAAGGTGGATGATGATGGCCGCGTCACCCACGCCCAGATCGTACCGCCGACCTCGCAGAACCAGCCGCAGATCGAAGCGGACCTGACCCGCGTCGTCGCCGCCAACATGGGCATGGCCGACGCGGACCTGAAATGGCGCTGCGAGCAGACCATCCGCAACTACGACCCCTGCATCTCCTGCGCGACCCATTTCCTCAAGCTGACGGTGGAGCGTGTCTGAGGAAAGACCGCTGATCGTCGGCGTCGGCAATGCCTTGCGCGGCGATGACGGCGTCGGCCCGTTCGTCGCCGAGGCACTCTCCGCAAGGGGCCTTGCCACGCATGTCCACGCCGGCGACGGCACGGGACTGATCGACCTGTTCGAAACCCATGACCAGATTGTCCTGATCGATGCGACGCGAAGCGGTACCGACCCAGGAACGCTGATCGTTCTCGATGCTGTCGCAAACAAGCTACCGGCCGATCTGTTTCACTATTCCACCCACCGCTTCGGCCTGGCGGAAGCCGTGGAAACCGCCCGCGCCCTTGGGACCTTGCCCGAACACCTCCAGGTCTACGGCATCGAAGGCGCCGACTTCAGCGCGGGCGACCACCTGTCTCCGGCCGTACGGGAAACGGCGGAAAAGCTCATCGACCGGATCGCCGAAACGGTCTTGGGCAGCTAACGCACATTGCGCTCCCCTCGTCATGCCATGGGATGACGATGTGGGAAATAGGCAATCCTATGCCGATGATTGTGGGTGAAGGCATGCCGGTTTGTGCAAAGCACACTGGAAACACGCTTTCCAGTTCGGCTGGAAAGCTGCCAACCGGCTTCCGCCTACCATCGGCCTTTATCCGGCCCGAAAACTCATAACCCATTGAAATATATACGCCGGATCGATCTGGCACAGCGGTTGCTTTGTTCTTCCCCGACGCATGCGAACCCGGTTCGCGATTTTTAGCGGCCAAAAGAGGCGAGCGCCCGAAAGGCCAGTGCCGGAAGAGGCAAGTGGAGGAGATGCCCGAATGACAGAAACCTTTTACGACGTGATGCGTCGGCAGGGGATCACCCGCCGAAGTTTCCTGAAATTCTGTTCGCTGACGGCGGCGGCTCTCGGGCTCGGCCCGAGCTTCGCGCCGAAAATCGCCGAAGCGATGGAAACCAAGCCGCGCATTCCGGTGCTGTGGCTGCACGGGCTGGAATGCACCTGCTGTTCGGAGAGCTTCATCCGCTCCGCTCATCCGCTTGCCAAGGACGTCATCCTGTCGATGATTTCGCTCGACTATGACGACACGATCATGGCCGCCGCCGGTCATCAGGCGGAAGCGATCATCGACGAAACAATCGAGAAATACGACGGCAACTACATTCTCGCCTGCGAGGGCAACCCGCCGCTCAACCAGGACGGCATGAGCTGCATCATCGCCGGCAAGCCCTATCTGGAACAGCTGAAGAAGGCCGCCGACCACTGCAAGGCGATCATCTCCTGGGGCTCCTGCGCCTCCTGGGGCTGCGTCCAGGCGGCCCGGCCGAACCCGACCCAGGCGACACCGATCCACAAGGTGCCCGGCCTTGCGCCGAAGCCGATCATCAAGGTGCCCGGCTGCCCGCCGATCGCCGAGGTGATGACCGCGGTGATCACCTATATCCTGACCTTCGAACGGTTCCCGGAACTCGACCGGCAGGGCCGGCCGAAAATGTTCTACTCCCAGCGTATTCACGACAAGTGCTACCGCCGGCCCCATTTCGACGCCGGCCAGTTCGTGGAAGCCTTCGACGACGAGGGCGCGCGCAAGGGCTACTGCCTCTACAAGGTCGGCTGCAAGGGACCGACCACCTACAACGCCTGCTCCACCGTGCGCTGGAACGGCGGCCTGTCCTTCCCGATCCAGTCCGGCCATCCCTGCTTCGGCTGTTCGGAAGACGGCTTCTGGGACAAGGGCTCCTTCTATGACCGCCTGACCGACATCCACGGCTTCGGCATCGAGGCCAATGCCGACAAGATCGGCGGCACCGCCGCCGTCGTCGTCGGTGCGGCCGCCGCTGCACATGCCGGTATCAGCGCCATCAAGCGCGCGCGTCACAAGGGGGGAGACGAGAAATGACAACCATGCAGACACCCAACGGGTTCAATCTCGATACCTCCGGCCAGCGCGTCGTCGTCGATCCGGTCACCCGCATCGAAGGTCACATGCGCTGCGAGGTGAACATCGACGAGGAAAACGTCATCCGCAACGCGGTCTCGACCGGCACCATGTGGCGCGGTCTGGAAGTGATCCTGAAAGGCCGCGACCCGCGCGACGCCTGGGCCTTCACCCAGCGCATCTGCGGCGTGTGCACCGGCACCCACGCGCTCACCTCGGTGCGCGCCGTGGAAGATGCACTCAAGATCGATATCCCGGAAAACGCCAACTCGATCCGCAACATCATGCAGCTGTCGCTGCAGGTGCACGATCACCTGGTACACTTCTATCACCTGCATGCGCTCGACTGGGTCAATCCGGTCAATGCGCTCAAGGCCGATCCGAAGGCGACCTCCCAACTGCAGCAGACGATTTCCCCGCATCATCCCAAGTCGTCGCCAGGCTACTTCCGCGATGTCCAGAACAGGCTGAAAAAATTCGTCGAATCCGGCCAGCTCGGCCCGTTCAAGAACGGCTACTGGACCAATCCCGCCTATCTGCTTCCGCCGGAAGCCGACCTGATGGCCGTGACCCATTATCTGGAGGCGCTCGACTTCCAGAAGGAAATCATGACCACGCGCACGATCTTCGGCGGCAAGGACACCCATCCGAACTGGCTCGTCGGCGGAGTGCCCTGTGCCATCAACATGGACGGCGACATGGCCGCCGGCGCGCCGATCAACATGGAACGGCTCAACTATGTATCCGGCGTCATCGACCGCACCCTGGACTTCGTGAAGAACGTCTATCTCCCCGACCTGTTCGCCATCGCCCAGTTCTACAAGGGCTGGCTCTACGGCGGCGGCCTGTCGGGCCAGAGCGTGCTCGCCTATGGCGACATCCCGGACAAGGCCAACGACTATTCGGCCGGCAACCTGATGATGCCGCAAGGCGCGATCATCGACGGCAACCTCAAGGAAGTGCATGAGATCGATCTCCGCGATCCGGACCAGATCCAGGAATTCGTGCCCCACTCCTGGTACGCCTACCCGGACGAAAAGAAGGGTCTGCACCCCTGGGACGGCATCACCGAGCCGAACTACGCGCTCGGGCCCAACCTGATCGGCACGAAGACCAATATCGTCAACATCGACGAGAGCGCGAAATATTCCTGGATCAAGGCGCCGCGCTGGCGCGGTCACGCGATGGAAGTCGGGCCGCTCGCCCGCTACGTCGTCGGCTACGCCCAGGGCCATGAATATTTCACCGAGCAGATCAACCGGACCCTGAAGACCCTCGACGTGCCGGTCACCGCCCTGTTCTCCACCCTCGGCCGCACCGCGGCCCGGGCGCTGGAATGCGAGTGGGCTGCCGAAATGCAGCGCTACTTCATGGACAAGCTGATCGCCAACATCAAGGCTGGCGACTCCGCCACCGCCAATGTGGAGAAGTTCGATCCCGCAACCTGGCCGACAGAGGTCAAAGGCGTCGGCTTCACCGAAGCGCCGCGCGGCGCCTTGGCCCACTGGATCAAGATCAAGGACACCAAGATCGACAACTACCAGTGCGTCGTGCCGACCACCTGGAACGGCAGCCCGCGCGACAACGACGGCAACATCGGCGCCTTCGAGGCCTCGCTCATGAACACCAAGGTGGAGCGGCCGGAAGAACCCGTCGAAATCCTGCGCACGCTGCATTCCTTCGACCCGTGCCTTGCCTGCTCCACCCATGTCATGGGTCCGGACGGCGAGGAACTGGCCGACGTCAAGGTCCGTTGAGGGAGGAAAGATCATGTCGAACGCAATGAAAGAAGCATGCTGGTTCCCCGGCATCGCCTCGACGGAGCCCGCCTCTGCGAGCCGACGTCATGGCGACCGGTGGACGGGAGGGCGCGATGACCGTTGAGACCACCGCCCACAAGGAAGAGGCCGTCTATGTCTATGAGGCGCCGGTGCGCATCTGGCACTGGATCAATGCCCTGGCGATCCTCGTCCTTGGCGTCACCGGCTATCTGATCGGATCGCCGCTGCCGTCCATCCACGGCGAACCGTCGTTCCACTTCCTGTTCGGCTGGATCCGGTTCCTGCATTTTACCGCCGGCTATATCCTGGCCGTCGGCATTCTGCTTCGGATCTACTGGGCCTTTGTCGGCAACAAGCACGCCCGACAGATCTTCCTGCCACCGGTCTGGCGGGGGAGCTTCTGGAAGGAACTCGTCCACGAGATCAAGTGGTACGCCATGATCACCAGTGCGCCGCTGAAATACGCCGGCCACAATCCGCTCGCGACCATCGTCATGCACGTCATGTTCGTCTGGACGATCGTCTTCATGATCGTCACCGGCTTTGCGCTATACGGCGAAGGTG encodes:
- a CDS encoding SDR family oxidoreductase yields the protein MTSLAGKHIVVTGGGTGVGAATAQAFASAGATVTIMGRSEAPLAAQGLPYETCDVTDRDAVFAAFEAARSARGPVTVVVANAGAAESVPFAKMTPDMFNSMLSVNLGGVVNSWQAALADMKAEGWGRMIAVASTAGLKGFAYVSAYCAAKHGVIGLTRSLAQELAKTGITVNAICPGYIETPMLQRSIDNITAKTGMSAEEAAAQLRAGNPQDRFIQPDEVAGSALWLCSDAARSVNGHALSLTGGEI
- a CDS encoding bifunctional salicylyl-CoA 5-hydroxylase/oxidoreductase, which encodes MRIACLGGGPAGLYFAISMKLRDPSHEIVVIERNRAHDTFGWGVVLSDDALENLQKNDPKSAEAIRGNFAYWDDIAVVHKGVRTVSGGHGFAGIGRKKMLILLQERARELGVDLRFETEFDDVEEYRKDYDLVVACDGINSRVRTQYEEYFKPQIDIRKCKFIWLGTHQKFNDAFTFIFEKTEHGWIWAHVYQFDADTATFIVECSEDTWNNFGFEGMSKEEIISTCEKVFADHLGGHELMSNAAHLRGSAVWMNFPRVLCERWYHDNIVLLGDASATAHFSIGSGSRLAFDSAIALADYLHSEPDMQAAFSRYQEERRLEVLRLQSAARNSLEWFEEVERYLDLDPVQFNYSLLTRSQRISHENLRLRDPKWLASAERWFMDQAGAQAAAPTRAPMFAPLKLREMELKSRTVVSPMAQYKAVDGCPTDWHFIHYGERAKGGAGLVYTEMTCVSAEGRITPGCPGLYAPEHEAAWKRLTDFVHGETDARICCQIGHSGRKGSTNIGWEGMDKPLPQGNWDLVSASAIPWSEQNDTPREITRAEMDQVKAEFVASAEMAERAGFDMIELHAAHGYLISSFISPTSNRRSDDYGGSLENRMRYPLEVFAAMRAVWPAEKPMSVRISANDWVGDEGVTPEEAVEIARLFWEAGADLIDVSAGQTSTDAKPVYGRMFQTPFSDRIRNDAGIRTMAVGNIYEADHANSILLAGRADLVAVGRPHLSDPYWTLHEAAKIGDRNAPDWPLPYLAGRDQLWRLADREAETVVKV
- a CDS encoding 2-dehydropantoate 2-reductase — encoded protein: MRICIFGAGAIGSHFAVKLARAGHDVSVIARGPQLEAIRSKGLTLKAGDQSWSVELPAHSDAVELGPQDLVIVAAKATGLAAIVDPLKPLIGPETGVVFPQNGMPWWYPIGLTDKPEPPSMPLFQLADRFLSYLSPEQIIGGSVYSANAMIEPGVVQNNSPARNRMSIEGVSPDCRFDVAGLRNQLEEAGISSPTPDGGIRAIIWSKLLLNMSISGLALVTRNEASISRVDPDLNVILRRILAEGLLISKAHGYPLDDKVDAEATIAQIPDHKPSILQDYELGRPMEIDEIIRAPQAFARAAGVETPSLDVLSAIATRQARDRGLYSG
- a CDS encoding 4Fe-4S dicluster domain-containing protein, which translates into the protein MTAHTGGSFILDDPAPLVDALRADGWRVIGPRLGDGAIIYDEIETVDDLPRGFVDEQDGGHYRLKESGNDRWFDYVVGPQNWKKWLFPARQKLWSASRTDDGFEIEPHQVDFPKTALFGARACEIAAIEIQDRVFDNGDFADAGYKHRRENTLIVAVQCARSAPTCFCSSMNTGPRSEAGFDIALTELEDGGFLVECGSDHGAGILDRIDATAADAGAEEAAKAVTVQAAQMQMRHMPENIAGLLKDSLDHPRWAEVADRCLSCANCTLACPTCFCSDVEDVNDLSGDHTERWRVWDSCFSLDFSYIHGGAVRRSTLSRYRQWMTHKLSSWHDQFDTSGCVGCGRCITWCPVGIDITEEAAAFAAEPADAGGVET
- a CDS encoding cyclic nucleotide-binding domain-containing protein — encoded protein: MKIHGFEEILAQHPVFRDCGQDTIDLLSGCARNEHFRAGETIFSEGDDAEKVFLLREGDVAIEISAPQHEPLIVETLNAGDVLGWSWLMPPFKHMSDARALNSVRAVSLDATCLRTKCGQNPELGYQMYQHFVPHLAARFRALRMQLLDVYGTRKG
- a CDS encoding FAD/NAD(P)-binding protein — encoded protein: MEALLAHDPMLPRRYRVKRVWKELDDVATMELEPLDGDPVPFQPGQFNMLYVFGVGEVAISISGDPADGTNLVHTIRDVGAVSKALANVSDGDVIGVRGPFGTAWPVAQETGRNIVFVAGGLGLAPLRPAIYHVLHNRAHYSGMTLIYGARSPEDLLYADEIKSWKSRFDTEVEVTVDHAAPGWTGQVGVVTIGLDRALAGIDKADVSAFLCGPEIMMRFSVMSLTAAGVLEERIWVSMERNMKCAVGFCGHCQFGPDFICRDGPVFRHDQISRLIAKKEV
- a CDS encoding oxidoreductase, with product MAKPKLAVWKFASCDGCQLTLLDCEDELLEIAGALEIAQFLEATSAIDDGPYDISLVEGSITTAHDAERIREIREKSDVLITIGACATAGGIQSLRNFADVEAFTNAVYAHPEFISTLETSTAISDHVTVDFELRGCPVSKHQLLELITATLAGRVPRVPKVSQCTECKLNGTICVMVAKGTPCLGPVTQAGCGNLCPSHGRGCYGCFGPKENPNPQALSAQLADLGMEPRELRDVYRSFNAGAPAFAEESRSHE